From Carassius carassius chromosome 15, fCarCar2.1, whole genome shotgun sequence:
aaagtgattttgtacttctttgggatggcacaatcaagcgacgttcacttgcagaacgcaagcttctagaggcacataagtctgaagtaacaaatttaggtaaatgggtgcagagccagtggtagttttgtaggcacaCATCAATGCCTTGGATTTtaatacgagcagctattggaagccagtgcaaattgataaacagaggtgtgacatgtattctttttggctcattaaaaattaatcttgctgccgctttctgaattaattgtaaaggtttgatagaattggctggaagacctgccaagagggcattgcaatagtccagcctggactgaacaagagcttgaacaaggagttgtgcagcatgttccgaaagaaagggcttgatcttcttgatgttgaataaagtaaatctgcaggatcggacagttttagcaatgtggtctgagaaagtcagctgatcatcaatcataactccagggcttctagctgtttttgaaggagttatggttgatgtgcctaacttgatggtgaaattgtgatgaaacgatgggtttgctggaatcacaagcagttctgtcttggcaaggttgagttgaaggtgatggtccatcatccaggaagaaatgtctgttagacaagctgagatgcgaatagctaccgttggatcatcaggatggaatgagaggtaaagttgagtgtcatcagcatagcagtggtatgaatagccatgtttctgaatgagagaacctaatgatgccatgtagacagagaagagaagtggtccaagaactgagccctgaggcaccccagatAATTTCTCCgtattttattgtttaacaatttaaatgagtgttttttttataaattaatatgatTCATAttctttgtattattatatttgtataattaataCGTTGTCTTAAGGCTGCTTAGAAGTTTGGTGAGGCCCTCAGATGAgagatgtattatttttttcgactcttgctagtaaatttcacagatAATTAAGTAAAtcctacattattatattattttttttgtgctgctttAGACTGTTGTTCCTCCTCGTTATTTCTGCCATGATGTGTGTGTACAGTGTTAGAGGTTCAGTGGTGTGCAGAGTGAACGGACATCTGTGGGATCCTCTGCTGGAGGCCAGACAGGTACAAGcttttaattaagagacttgcctTGGACCGTTGAGGGCaggtggactattctgacgatgtctttcatactggACCTTGACAGAACATAATTTATGACCCTGTTTACCCTTAGTTTCCAGAAGTATTTCCTCTCCCTTGAGGAGCCTCACACAAGTTCCTTATTCGtcataaaacagtgtttttgtgtgtgtgtttatgcagctCTTGCGTTGGTCTTCAGTGTGAAGGAATGTGTGTCGCTCGTTCTGCGTTTGGACTGACGGATGATTTATCTGTTATAATGTCAGTGTTTATACTGAGTCTCAGACACACCCTTCAGTTGTttatgtgctgctgctgcttctctCTTCTGTGTCTTCAGCTGGAGGAGGAGATCACAGCGTGTTTGGGCTTCGTGAGGAGTGTGTATCGTGTCTGCAGTTTCTCCTTTCTTTCTCCTCTCCATGCACCCTGTGCCCTGTCTGGGAGAGTCTGCCCTCTGAGACGCTGCAGAGCAGGTACACCTGTCAATCACACCTGTCAATCACACCCTCTGACCGCCGCCCACCAGAGTCGGTGACTGTTATTTCACCATTAAATAtatcagtaaatctggttccgtgattagcgttaaatcgccatcacctgcttttaaatgaagcaccatttaatagacagagccgtagatcactgacaagctacgcaatatcacgttcattatcgaaggtgattcatctgtgatctacggctctgtctattaaatggtgcttcatttaaaagcaggtgatggcgatttagcgctaatcacggaaccagatgtgtgtatatgtgtgtgtgtgtgtgtgtgtttctttattCATTCAACTTTTAAGAGTATttctgttttagtcattttataattttaacttattttaggtAGTTACAAAGGCGACATTAAATCTTAAATTTGTATATTATCTTATAAATTAAAGCTTCATTGAATTGtattagatatatttatttacattttattttaagtaactcaGTTATATCAGTTAGATCACAAGGCaacatttcaggatttttttaatctatattttacttcatttttatttctgttttagtatttttagttGTGAAGCTTTAGCTGCCAAGGCATAatttaatttgttgttgttgttttatagatTAATATTAACTTTGtctataatatttctatttagcgttaatcttttgtcattttatttatttatcttaagcatatttcagttaaaAAGAATAGCAGCacttttattgtttacatttctcaggtaatatttattattttctttattaaattattaccatttttgaaaacaatttgtaatagttttagttcAGACTTTGGTTAAACCAGGAGCAGTAATCTCTCTCCTAGCGCGCTCTCCCTCAGAGTAAAGCTGCTCTCAGCTGCGTGTGTTTGGTGATTGAGTTAGATGTTTACAGCAGATTCTGTTATTAGTGTTTCCAGAGCCAAAGCTGCACACGGACACATTCCAGGTGTAACGTGTGTCTCTCTGGTGTTGGTCCCGGAGCAGCTGTTGGAGAGCAGTTTGAGGAGCGCGGGGAGCCGAATCCCAGAGACGGGCGTTTTATGAACCAAAGGTGAGGCTGgcagaaataaaatatgttttctggCCAGACACCGCATGAAAACTTCATTTGTCCAGGTCTGTTcaaaataaacaatgaaataatgtcatttatttctgtgctgcacagctgtattttcagcatcattcctacagtcttcagtgtcacatgatcttcagaaatcagaataatatgatgatttactgctcaagaaacatttctgattattatcagtgttgaaaacagttgagctgcagAATATTAAAAATTTTGGCCAACAGCAGAAGAATGCAGTTAATCAGAGGCCGTACAACAAATATTCAAATTTATCACATTAATGGATATAATGCCTATAATATGATAGAATGAGCtatttaacattttctttcaGCACCTCAGGCAGTGTCATGTGATtgacccgtgtgtgtgtgtgtgtgtgtgtgtgtgtgtgtgtgtgtgtgtgtgtgtgtcatagggCTGATGGACAGATGTGCAGGCCAATCATGATCCACCGGGTGGTGCTGGGGTCCCTGAAGAGGATGATCGCTATCCTGGCTGAAAACTGAGGGCGGAAATGGTGTGTGTACCTACTTAACCGTATTTTGGTGACAAATTTGTACCTAAAAGtgagctaaacctgacaaaatctcCAAAAAGCTTGCTTTGGGTACATCTTCATTTGTAAAACTGTCTTAAAAATAAACCCCTttttgtgaggggtaggtttCGGTGTAGGGCAATAGAAAATAAAGTTAGGCCTAAGGAGAGTCCCCATTTAGAtagccgtgtgtgtgtgagtgtgtgtgtgtgtgtgtgagagagagagcgagagttcAGTGGGTTTTTTCTAGTTGTTACAGTATTAATTGTCTGTCTTTCTCGGGCCTCTCTGGTTGTCGTGGAAACACCTTAAATAAGAAAACCTGCTCACACAGTACAGTTATATATTCAGTACAGATGTTTTCATACTGAAGTGCTTTCTCGTGTCCCAGTTTATTTGTGCAGTTGTATGCAGTGCAGAAGTGACACACTTGACCTTTAAGTGTTTAATGGTTTAATTGTTCCCTGCTGTACACATGTAAAGAGTGAGTATTCTAGGACCTATCAGGAAAAGGTGAGCTAAACGAAGCCGTCCCTGAGTTTGAGCGGGACTGAGCGTGCAGACGAGAGCAGCGAAGCAGCACTGCAGGAAGTGATACGATACTCTAACTCTATAGTCATTTAAACCGATCAGTAATTCATAAATGAATACAtgaaaaggttttgttttttaactgtGGTCCATGAAAAATTCCAAGgtttatttatgcatgtatgtaaATTTGGATTAATATTtaagattaattattaataaaaaaaaaatttgtataactATTATAAAACACcaattatttaattcaattttatatACCACACTATTTCTCTCTCAGGGTACAAATGTGTGCTGAAATATAGAGCtgcatttatattttaagaaGTGAAGTAGTTTGTATGAGGATCAAAGATACTTGGGGTCCTTTACATCAAAATTTGAAAAACCCTGCTATAAATCAAaggttaattaatttaaattcacaAGGGTAACTATTATAATATGTTGACTGCaataagcttttatttgaaatgtattgttGAGGATAACCCCTTGAGATGAGACATCTGGTTTTCGAGGGGGTCCTCAAGACATAGACAAAGATAATACAACGCATATACATTCACAATCACAAGAGCTGTCCCtcatctataataaataataattgatcTTTTTTACAACATATGACACCTAAATGAAAGTTGTGAGTCAAGCCAAAGGCCCAGATATTTAAGTTCATCAActtgtacatgtatatatatatatatatgaatatgtatgtatgtatgtatatatatgtgtgtgtgtgtgtatatatatatatatatatatatatatatatacatatatgtgtgtatatatgaagagtgccatctgaaatattcatctaaaattaggatttttatcaggctcctatatttatgttcagttatttcactttaatagcctgggaAAAAGCCCTGCACATttcaattaaagtaaaatgactccacctaagcataggagcttgataaaaatcctaattttagatgaaaatttcagatggcatttagaggcttttgcatctgaactcttcatatgtgtaaatatgtgtgtatatgtatatatatatatattttttttttacatttatttattgtattacatttatttttaatatcagtTTTTATCATAGAGTAAAAATTTGTCTCAAGTTATATAGCTGCAGATATTTTAAGAATTGAGTTCTTTTGCAAGGGGATCATAtttcagttgaaaaaaaaaaaaaccctggtatcaaatgcacaaacaaaaaatctaaaagcAAACTATAGTTAGCTAAcaatggttttgggaaacacacaAGGTTGCTATAACAAGGCCCCACCTTCAATCAAGCTCCATTAATagtgtgtattattattaattcatgttATTTGACCTTGGATCCATTACCAGGTCTCCAAATATATCCATTTGTGTTAATGCATAACTAGCTGCAGCAGCATCAGTGTCTGAAAATAACTAATGTGCATCAACAGAGAGCAGAGTTGAGAGTTTGACTATAATAGGAGTAATTCATAGAAGGGTGTGTGTTGTTGATAAAACAGGATAAAGCAGCACAGGTCAGGGACTCGCTGGTGTTTTTGCCTTGTTAGAAGAAAGGCATCAGAATGAGAGGACGTGACTCACATGGACcaaacacacgctcacacaccaACATGTCTATCGGATCCACAAAGGGCAGCAAAACAGACTTTAGAAAGGCTTTATCTGATGCACGTATGAAAGAAGAGGGTGACATGCTGGAGTGTGTGCAGGGGTTATGGGACTTTGAGACTCTCTCCGCAGACCGAAGCCAAGCCAGAAACAGAAAGACACGATGAGATCTGAGGAGCCAAGTTCATGGCCTGGTTCTGCTTGAGGACTCAGTGAAGTGCTCATGGGAAGCATTTAAGCTTCCACTGGACCTGAGAGAAGACACATGCTACCAAAAACACACACTGAAGTTTAGTACTTTATGTTAAGGGTTTTAGTCACTTAGCCCTACAGTAAGTGTGTGCAATAGTAATGCTTCACTTACACACTTTAAGCAAAATCTTGCATAAAGTGGTGTCgtttctttaaaggggtcatgaactgagaaacctCTTGATCTTTTGAACTATAAGAGGTCAATgtgctataaaaacatcctgtaattttcagaactcaaaacattCTTGTTAGACAAAGAACAGCTTATGCTGTCTGCCAAATGACACTTGTGGAACATAAGCCCCGCCTCCACAGAAGAtgatcaacacctgcttctaaagtgctgcctgtttagccccgcccaccgattctgtGATGATGATCATGAATGATGATGAGCAAAGCTTGTCGCATCATACCCAAAAAGATTTGAGGCTGTAATTAGTGCCAAAAAGGGCTTCGACAAAGTATTGAGCAAAGGCTGAGCAGtccatgtgatttattttttatttttaataaattttcaaAAAAATCTCCAAACAATACCCTATAATGACAACGTGAAAGAAGTCTGTTTGAGATCTAAGGAAAATAATGAATTTGATCCATTTTGGAATAAGACTATAGCATGACAAAATGTGGGAAAAGTGATGTTTTTTGGATGTGAAAAATCGTGAGAACATTATAAGAGAACCTTAGagaacattacaaaaaaataacaataataaaaaaagaggcaGTTCATGTCCCCTTTAAAATAATTCACTTTCTCTCGGAGTCTGAGAGCCAAAAACAGAAACTTGTTGTAATTTTATAAAACTGTCATGTTAGGGATGTCATATGGTCCTCTGTCACCCCTCACACAAACACTCCTCTGCTCAAGGTCATTCTTCATTCAGTGCAGTCCTGCAGAAGTTCAGCGGGGGGTATTTTAGGCCTGCAGTGGTTTAGGAGTGTTTACAGCTCCGTGTGCATGAGGCGCTGTGTTTGATGGTATGTAAGTACGAGCACGGGTTTGCTAATGGTGTCAGGACTGCATATAGATGTGTAAAACCCTTCTGTGAAAGAGTGGTGACAGTGACCTGAACGGAGGGAAACGGCAGGCCTTCCTGTGTTGCTCTGAGAAGGTTTGACTATCAGTGAGAGCATGTCAAGCAGGAATGATTAAGGGACACTCTTAAAATAACCCACCGTGAGCTCCTAGTGCACTCGCTCTCCCTGTTATACATACACCGGTACGGTTCACGGCCACTGAAACAAAAACAGGAGGTAATTTCCTAATTTGTCATTCATGATTCAGTGGGACTTACAGTACACCGGTTCAGTATTCCCATCCTCCTGAAGTAACCTTACGATTAGTGACTTGTTTTAAGAGCACAGTGATCATAATTCATGTATCACACCTTAGTTTGGACCTGTGTCCTTCTGGTTAGCAGCCCAGAGCTTTAACCTCTCTTCCATCAAATAAAAAGTAGTCTAATGCTCTTCACAGACTACTGAAGGTgattataattttgttattaattcaaggatccattaaattgatgaaaaaaaattattaaatgacagtggaatacatttttaaaataggttatttgaaaataagtgcataaAAATAACTAATAGGTAGTTTGACAGATATGTGGATCACTCAAATCAGAAAGAAGGTGAGGGTTATAAGAGACCGGGTGAATTCACATTTTAAACGGTTTATTGTACAGGTAATCTCTGCTCTGAACTAATGTGCTGCTACACTGCACGCACAACCTCACACATAATGtcctgttatttattatttatcagcTTTCAGTCAAAAATAATTGGCCCCTTAGTTTTAGAAAATACCATGTTTTTGAGAATATATAGAATTTCCTGACATTGGACATGGTAATTTTGGTCTGTAAATGCCACATTATACATACAAATGGAAGAAATGTAAAGCCTCCTTTACTGTATTTCATGATGTTGTGAGAATATTTCAAAGTTTGCTTACAAATACTTACAAGAAAACTAAGTAATAAGAAGGGAAACATATGCTCCTCATTTTCAAAACTATTTTAGTGCTGTCCTGATTTATATCGTTGTTAGTCCATTACATTTCAAACCTTGCTTTTGTGTCAGTGTGGTGTGCCAGCTATAAAGGAAGAAATGCTTTTTGAGCAGCAATCAgcgtgatttctgaaggatcacgtgacactgaaagcTGGAGTAATGGAGCTTTAGCATGAGAGGAAAAccgaaagaaaagaaagaagctcTTTCAAATTGTAGatgtactgtttttttgtttgtttgtttgttttcaatcaaataaatgcaaccttactgagcagaagagatttgttTCAACCCATTATAAAATATTActgacttattttatttatttttattattttatttttttaatggtagtgtatatttatagtgtatatatatagtgtatatatatattactgcatTACCTAATGCAGACATTTCTTTATAAATAGACAGATCCGCACATTTATATGTAGCCAAAagtctatttttctttcttttctagcgGACCATGCTGGAAGAccctcaccacacacacacacacacacacacaccgataaacTTAAACTCAAAGTAGAAACAAGTGTAAGTAACAGATACAAAGTAACTAATTTGTGTGCACTCCAAATCAGTAACAATGTATATAAAGAGGAGTTGTAAATTTAAACATATGCAAACCTAACaataaagaatgaatgaatattgTTGGTTTTGTGGTTATTATAAACTGAAACCAAATTAATGCAAATTTCAAACAAGACATTTAAATAAAGATGAACCTtaagtaaataaagaaatgttcTTCTTTTAGATGTAAGGGATCAAAACAAATTCAGTTTTAAGgacaatttcattataaattatgTGTTTACCAAACTGCTATATTGTgtgcttttattgtgttttgttgcagttatattttttatatatttttatactgttGCAGTTATAAACAAACTGAATTGGTATGTTGTAGCAGTTTAACTTTAACTTTTGGACTAATTTTTAAATTGGAATATTGTTGCAGTTATGAtcgtttgtaaaaaaatatatatagaataaaaatatgtatactaTTGCAGTTATGAACAAATTATTGGAATATTGTTGCAGTTGTGCTATAATTATTATACTTGTatattgttgcagttttgaaCAAAGAATGTTAGTAAATTGCAGTCCTGAACAAAATGTTTTGGTGTATTCTTGCACTCAAGATGGTATATTCTTTCGCACTTATGTCTGATTATTTGAATTAAGTGTTCAAACTTTGTTTAAAGTTTTTTACTTGACTTTCCACATTGTTGAAGTAAAACATCTTATTGaacattaaaagctgaagaaaacagaaaatatcatgtaaaatgatatatatacattatatatataaatagttaagttatagttaatatatatataaaactattttttaattacataaaatgtgttatttattatGCCCCAGCTGTTAGAAttgtacctttttttatttattttttacagtgtaggataTGTACGACATGCTCTTGtatcaacatccttgttggtaCTTGAACAACATCCAATAAACTAGTAAAATCTGAGGGTGAGGGTCTTAAGCAGAGGTGTCCAAACGTGCTCCTGTAGAGTCAATGTCcggcagagtttagctccaaattACCCCAACACACCCTCCTGGAAGTCTTGAGTaaccctgaagaccttgattagcttcttcaggtgtgtttaattgtgcttggaactgaactctgcaggacactggtcCTCCGGGAGCAGGATTGGGCACCACTGCTTAGAGTCTTAAGGTTAGGTTTTTGTCTTGCTGCCACTATCCACTTGGGTGGTCATGGACTGTTTTCATTTGAGTTTTATGCATTTCTTACACAAAAAAGTGCAAGAGCTAAGCCATTTGTTCTGGAAACAATGTTATTATCCTGGATGCTACAGTACAATCAGCTCTTCTGCACTTAGCAACaagatataatatatttttgagcATCTTTGATAATCCATTATCAAGTTTATCCATCATGTAGCCATGCACTGGTCCAAATTGTAGCTAATTTTGAGCTGCTCAATTCAACAGGAAGACAGAAACTAAAAAGTGCTTTTAATAAAACTAAGTAGATTTCAAAGATTCTTAACAGGACAAACCTTGGCAAATGCAGAGACTCCCAGAACTTGCATGAATCCAGCCAACCAGATGGCAGCACTGCTAGCACTTACCAGTGTTGTTTACAGCATGCAACAGATAGTCAGTAATTGGTGACTTGGCATTTATCAGACATCCAGCTCCCATCAAATGTGGGTCATTTTTTGATGGGATAGGCCAGGGATGTCCAGTCCTGCTTCTGCAGACTCCAGTCcaagtcaaacacacctgaatgcAGCTAATTAAGGTCActggaaacttccaggcaggtgcaTCGGAGCAAGTTGGAGCTGAACCCAAGATTGGACAGAGCCATGGAATAGACTGTAGACCAGACTTAATGCAATACCACTTTGAAGCCTTTTTAGACTGGCTTAACTATAGTACTTTTAGAGAGGTGTGACAAAGTTCTCTGGAATACGCTATGACATATTTGGCTGACATCCCTGAACCCTCCACCTCAGTaggttttttttctcattcatgTCTATGAAGAGGAAGGAGAGAGAAACAGTGGTAAAGAGACCAGGCAGGAATCTGCTTAATCGCTTTGCCTGTGTGTGCCAGTCTACTCAACATCCTCGCTTGTTCCCAGAACTTTCCCGTGACTCGTCTGAAGCCCATTCAGAGCATCTTATGCTCCTCAGAGCCTAGCGCAGCCCCTTTCATTTTCGGGATATATTTGCAGGACGATTACAGCTGTTGCCCGGACGCTGTTGCTGACCCTGCAGTGGGCTGTAATGTGTAACAGTCCCTAACAGAGCGACTCAGTTCAACTCCTGGCGGC
This genomic window contains:
- the LOC132157976 gene encoding uncharacterized protein LOC132157976 isoform X1 encodes the protein MHLPHVTALLFSVKEVFGYPKDKLGGGECGDPETSMEYERRKRPTSTCLCERRVTGAAEDLTASRHDLTIRLAAGRKVKGSAGVTSPLQIPSERVRGSVVCRVNGHLWDPLLEARQLEEEITACLGFVRSVYRVCSFSFLSPLHAPCALSGRVCPLRRCRAGTPSQSCTRTHSRCNVCLSGVGPGAAVGEQFEERGEPNPRDGRFMNQR